In the genome of Gloeotrichia echinulata CP02, one region contains:
- a CDS encoding tetratricopeptide repeat protein gives MDNSLPVVYLSIFVGLLSFTVVSVFRQIFKTRKRESALSRLNKKLAKEKGTAQEYYELGSIYSEKKLFTQGISLFQKALKAAEEEGEEDIAPIYNGLGYAYFSQEQYDLAIRQYKEAIKSKPDYVTALNNLGHAYEKKKLTPQALESYEEALKFAPNNATAKRRAESLRRLVSA, from the coding sequence ATGGATAATAGTCTCCCAGTTGTTTATCTCTCAATTTTCGTAGGGTTGCTCAGTTTTACGGTTGTGAGTGTTTTTCGCCAAATTTTCAAAACTCGTAAGCGTGAAAGTGCCTTATCTAGGTTGAACAAAAAGTTAGCTAAAGAAAAGGGGACGGCTCAAGAATATTATGAATTGGGCAGTATTTATTCCGAGAAAAAATTGTTTACTCAGGGAATATCGCTGTTTCAAAAAGCTCTGAAGGCGGCCGAAGAAGAGGGCGAAGAAGATATCGCACCAATTTACAATGGGCTGGGTTATGCTTACTTTTCTCAAGAACAATATGACTTGGCAATTCGTCAGTATAAAGAAGCCATCAAAAGTAAACCAGACTATGTGACGGCGCTGAATAATCTTGGTCACGCCTACGAGAAGAAAAAGTTAACTCCTCAAGCACTAGAAAGTTACGAAGAAGCACTGAAATTTGCGCCAAATAATGCCACTGCGAAACGCCGTGCTGAATCTTTGCGACGCTTGGTATCTGCGTAA
- the rplT gene encoding 50S ribosomal protein L20, protein MTRVKRGNVARKRRNKILKLAKGFRGSHSTLFRTANQQVMKALRSAYRDRKKKKRDFRRLWIARINAASRQHGLSYSQLIGNLKKADVQLNRKMLAQLAVLDPASFAKVAELATQTKG, encoded by the coding sequence ATGACTCGGGTAAAACGCGGTAACGTAGCTCGTAAACGCCGCAATAAAATTCTCAAACTGGCTAAAGGTTTTCGCGGTTCCCACTCAACCCTGTTTAGAACCGCCAACCAACAGGTGATGAAGGCGCTACGGAGTGCTTACCGCGATCGCAAAAAGAAGAAACGCGATTTCCGCCGCCTGTGGATCGCCCGCATCAACGCTGCATCTCGCCAACATGGTTTGAGTTACAGCCAGTTGATTGGTAATCTGAAAAAAGCCGATGTGCAACTAAATCGCAAAATGTTGGCACAGTTAGCAGTTCTCGATCCAGCTAGCTTTGCCAAAGTCGCTGAATTAGCAACTCAAACTAAAGGGTAA
- a CDS encoding transporter substrate-binding domain-containing protein — protein sequence MNNGCNKWQANSRLHLLLSAIFVCIFCWLGMGNIASAAQIPEIQQRGYLNIAVKDNLRPLGFRDANGNLQGLEIDLAKHLASDLLGKADAVKLQPVTNRDRLSVVFNHKVDLAIARVTATESRARLVSLSVPYYFDRTVFVAKDTKVQQQRDLAKRKIAVLNNSSTIAQVQYILPKAELVGVNSYQEAQKQIESNTVAAFAADASVLTGWVQEYPQYRLLPTQLSTEPLSVVMPKGLQYDDLRRQVNEAIARYLAEGWLKQRIQYWGLP from the coding sequence ATGAATAACGGATGTAACAAATGGCAAGCAAATAGTCGGTTACATCTGCTATTATCCGCGATATTTGTGTGTATTTTCTGTTGGCTGGGGATGGGAAACATCGCATCAGCCGCCCAAATCCCAGAAATACAACAGCGGGGCTATTTAAATATCGCCGTTAAAGATAACTTACGTCCCTTGGGATTTAGAGATGCTAACGGTAATTTACAAGGCTTGGAAATTGATTTAGCAAAGCATTTGGCATCTGACTTGCTAGGGAAAGCAGATGCTGTCAAATTGCAACCCGTAACCAATCGCGATCGCCTGTCTGTAGTCTTCAATCATAAAGTAGATCTCGCCATAGCTAGGGTAACAGCAACCGAGTCCCGCGCTCGTTTGGTAAGTTTAAGTGTTCCCTACTACTTTGATCGTACTGTATTCGTAGCTAAAGATACCAAAGTCCAGCAGCAGCGAGATTTGGCAAAGCGGAAAATTGCTGTACTAAATAATTCCAGTACTATCGCCCAAGTGCAATATATTTTACCTAAAGCCGAGTTGGTAGGAGTAAATTCCTATCAAGAAGCACAAAAGCAAATAGAAAGCAATACAGTCGCAGCCTTCGCCGCCGATGCTAGTGTTTTGACCGGTTGGGTGCAAGAATATCCTCAATATCGGTTACTGCCAACCCAACTATCAACAGAACCCCTGTCTGTAGTTATGCCCAAAGGATTGCAGTACGATGATTTAAGACGACAAGTAAACGAAGCGATCGCTCGTTATCTTGCTGAAGGTTGGCTCAAGCAACGGATTCAATATTGGGGCTTACCATAA
- the rpmI gene encoding 50S ribosomal protein L35 yields MPKLKTRKAAAKRFRATGSGKIVRRKAFKNHLLEHKTSNKKRGLSKTTLVHERDEDNVRLMLPYL; encoded by the coding sequence ATGCCTAAACTCAAGACCCGTAAAGCAGCAGCGAAGCGATTCCGTGCCACCGGCTCAGGTAAAATCGTGCGTCGCAAGGCTTTCAAAAACCACCTCCTAGAACACAAAACCTCTAACAAAAAACGTGGACTGTCCAAGACAACACTTGTACATGAGCGTGATGAGGATAATGTGCGCTTGATGCTTCCATATTTGTAA